A single window of Sporosarcina sp. Marseille-Q4943 DNA harbors:
- a CDS encoding M20/M25/M40 family metallo-hydrolase, translating to MKKGITLHCRKEILSLTKKLVGIESIVNTDGEKDIAKFIYEYLDSHPYFSENRSQLVMEQTINDEKERYNVLAFVKGTKGESDRTVVLMGHIDTVGVDDFGKQRNLAFTPDDWMDNLSNESISEQAQQQLESGDWLFGRGVLDMKSGLASNMYLLTYYAEHPEQLDGNLVFIAECDEEDSSHGILSALKTLKKWKDEHGFTYVAAVNSDFVAPAYDGDENRYVYKGTVGKLLPSFFITGEEAHVGSAFDGLDPNFVAAELTKQINYNPDLSDTALGESTMPPVSLKQADLKPSYTVQTALSAYVYYNFFVHSWSPEKVLDLLKEQATIAFTNALTSFEERYQTYCQMSNQPYRPISWKPRVFTYSEMQELLTRTHGEQYENHMKDFKEELERDESLDPRMLAARIVEEAWKFMPDKSPAIIVFYSSLYSPRVALTGDTDDEQKLLQALDHAIEALQPEYNYPIVAKNFFPHISDMSFVAMSDRMDEIDYMVENTPSWGKKLHVAYEDVHALNIPVINIGPYGMDGHKKLERMEMTYSLEIVPNLTNHVIQEVLK from the coding sequence ATGAAAAAGGGAATTACGCTTCATTGTCGCAAGGAAATTTTATCGCTTACCAAAAAGCTTGTAGGCATTGAAAGCATTGTCAATACAGATGGGGAAAAGGATATCGCCAAATTCATTTACGAGTATTTGGATTCTCATCCGTATTTTTCGGAGAACCGTTCGCAACTCGTCATGGAACAAACGATCAATGATGAAAAAGAACGTTATAACGTCCTCGCTTTCGTGAAAGGAACAAAGGGAGAAAGCGATCGAACCGTCGTTTTGATGGGGCATATCGATACGGTCGGAGTCGACGATTTCGGTAAACAGCGTAATTTAGCTTTTACCCCGGATGATTGGATGGACAATTTATCGAATGAGAGCATTTCGGAACAAGCACAACAACAATTGGAATCGGGCGATTGGCTTTTCGGCCGCGGGGTCCTAGACATGAAAAGCGGTCTTGCGAGCAATATGTATTTACTCACCTATTATGCGGAACATCCGGAACAACTCGACGGCAACCTCGTCTTCATCGCGGAATGCGATGAGGAGGATAGTTCCCATGGCATTTTATCTGCTTTGAAAACGTTGAAAAAGTGGAAGGATGAACACGGATTCACTTATGTAGCAGCCGTGAATAGCGATTTTGTCGCGCCTGCCTATGATGGTGATGAAAATCGTTATGTATATAAGGGGACGGTCGGAAAGCTATTGCCATCCTTTTTTATTACAGGTGAGGAGGCCCACGTCGGATCGGCGTTTGATGGCCTTGACCCGAATTTCGTCGCTGCCGAGTTAACGAAGCAAATCAATTACAATCCGGATTTGAGTGACACAGCTTTAGGGGAATCGACAATGCCGCCGGTTTCATTGAAACAAGCTGATCTAAAACCGTCTTATACTGTACAAACGGCATTATCGGCGTATGTGTACTATAACTTCTTCGTCCACTCCTGGTCGCCGGAGAAGGTACTTGATTTATTGAAAGAACAAGCAACGATCGCTTTCACGAATGCCCTCACATCATTTGAAGAACGATATCAAACCTATTGCCAGATGAGTAATCAGCCATATCGCCCGATTTCTTGGAAACCGAGAGTTTTCACATATAGTGAAATGCAGGAATTGCTAACACGTACACATGGGGAACAATATGAAAACCATATGAAAGATTTCAAAGAGGAGTTAGAACGAGATGAATCGCTCGATCCTCGAATGCTTGCTGCTCGAATCGTTGAGGAAGCATGGAAGTTCATGCCGGATAAAAGCCCAGCAATCATCGTCTTTTATTCCTCATTGTATTCCCCTCGCGTCGCATTGACAGGGGATACAGATGATGAACAAAAACTATTGCAAGCATTGGATCATGCAATTGAAGCGCTGCAGCCGGAGTACAACTATCCGATCGTTGCAAAAAACTTCTTCCCACATATATCCGATATGAGCTTTGTCGCCATGAGTGATCGTATGGATGAAATTGATTATATGGTGGAAAATACGCCTTCTTGGGGCAAGAAGCTTCATGTCGCATATGAAGATGTCCACGCCTTGAATATTCCGGTTATCAACATAGGCCCGTACGGTATGGACGGCCATAAAAAACTTGAGCGGATGGAAATGACGTATTCATTGGAAATCGTCCCGAATCTGACGAATCATGTGATTCAGGAAGTGTTAAAGTAA
- a CDS encoding flagellar hook-associated protein 2 translates to MRISGLATGMDTEQIIKDMMNAHRIPINKITQKKQYLEWQLDDYRAVNRQLFDFSQNIFDNMILSKNFNQKNVTISAPDDVAIKNISSTSDFSGTIEIHQLAKNATLQGREIKKASDEKYTTEEIQALKISELSKVPSDFTITVTAPGMNEPKTLTFTADDTIGNVIKKINEETGISAFYDEFTGTIATSAKNGGSDKLQITGGLAVALEINGESTNGQNAIFTFNGLKTERSSNTFQINGFELTLKQVTSPLNADGTVATGGKVVSFNSSPDTEKIFENVVKFIDDYNKLIEDLNKQIREPKHRSFQPLSDEQKKEMKEKEIELWEEKAKSGTLRNDSTISSLLTQMRTALSGSIDKQSLSSIGISTSNNYLDHGKLIIDEDKLKQAISEDPGNVHKLFSFDAGKDASKTEHGFARQLRTIVDDAQKSIAKRAGKVGDVNDTFTLGKNLNDMNKQIERFEDRLRMTEDRLWKQFTAMERAIQRSNMQSASLMNAFGGGM, encoded by the coding sequence ATGCGAATTAGCGGATTAGCAACAGGGATGGACACGGAACAGATCATCAAAGACATGATGAACGCCCACCGTATTCCAATAAATAAAATTACACAGAAGAAGCAATACCTAGAATGGCAGTTGGATGATTATCGGGCAGTGAATAGGCAATTGTTTGATTTTAGTCAGAACATCTTTGATAACATGATTCTATCTAAGAACTTCAATCAGAAGAATGTCACGATATCAGCTCCTGATGATGTTGCTATTAAAAATATAAGTTCAACAAGTGATTTTTCGGGAACAATTGAAATTCACCAGCTTGCTAAAAATGCCACTTTGCAAGGCAGGGAGATTAAAAAGGCTTCAGATGAAAAATATACGACTGAAGAAATACAAGCACTAAAAATTTCAGAGTTATCGAAAGTCCCTTCCGATTTTACAATTACAGTTACAGCACCGGGTATGAATGAACCCAAAACTCTTACCTTTACTGCAGATGACACAATTGGCAATGTTATAAAGAAAATTAATGAGGAAACAGGTATTAGTGCGTTTTATGATGAATTTACCGGAACAATCGCCACGTCCGCTAAAAATGGTGGTTCGGATAAATTGCAAATAACAGGAGGATTAGCCGTAGCGCTTGAAATAAATGGCGAGTCTACAAACGGACAAAATGCTATATTTACTTTCAACGGGTTGAAAACGGAACGTTCATCAAATACTTTTCAGATTAATGGTTTTGAATTAACGCTTAAGCAAGTCACGTCCCCATTAAATGCCGATGGAACGGTTGCGACAGGTGGAAAGGTTGTTTCATTCAACTCATCACCTGATACAGAAAAAATCTTCGAAAACGTCGTCAAGTTTATTGATGATTACAATAAACTAATCGAAGATCTGAACAAACAGATTCGCGAGCCGAAACATCGTTCATTCCAACCTCTTTCAGACGAACAGAAAAAAGAAATGAAAGAGAAAGAAATTGAGCTTTGGGAAGAAAAAGCGAAAAGCGGTACATTGCGTAATGACTCTACTATCTCAAGTTTGTTGACACAAATGCGTACGGCGCTTTCCGGTTCTATTGATAAACAATCTTTGAGCAGTATTGGTATCTCGACGTCTAATAACTATTTGGACCATGGAAAGTTAATTATCGATGAAGATAAATTGAAACAGGCCATTTCAGAAGATCCGGGTAATGTGCATAAGTTATTCTCATTTGATGCCGGCAAGGATGCAAGTAAAACTGAGCACGGTTTCGCACGCCAACTTCGGACAATCGTTGACGATGCACAAAAATCCATCGCAAAACGGGCAGGAAAAGTCGGTGACGTGAACGATACATTTACACTAGGTAAAAACTTGAACGACATGAACAAGCAAATCGAACGTTTCGAAGACCGCTTGCGCATGACCGAAGACCGACTGTGGAAACAATTCACCGCAATGGAACGTGCAATTCAACGTTCAAACATGCAATCCGCAAGCCTCATGAACGCATTTGGCGGCGGAATGTAA
- a CDS encoding methyl-accepting chemotaxis protein produces MNINQLMKQDWLQKNRIMIIGFGIAGGLGLIAQLIQQSPLAIILSVAVPFTIALLFYLFSVKWDRLSPFVPYVLLLSNFVIALGVIYFSEANLGTIGIIVLILALSAIHGKMLIMGFGLLLGIIALLLNNFNFVEPELVNASGSNLLLLFFLAGIVLFLVVRQNAKVFLQVEELMALTEAKVQEEERLKTKMENAFETITGYLARLQESSVSSSASQREMLVAINEVSIGSQHQADHISDIADEAERTNDVVNSVSIGFESIVTESHNAGEQAEIGAANMSDLKRNMELFSDSFKELNETFQALSAKITETNEFATSIQAITNQTNLLALNASIEAARAGEFGKGFAVVAEEIRKLAGMTDQTLHKINQNLRDVNEYNDLAVMKMEEGIEQLTVQSTVAEESVQSFNSLYTAMDTLKENLTSFIDEFQTIAQNSEKIQQRTMDFASIVQQSTAATEELNATLTEAVNEQQQMATYIQKTHDEAIRLKE; encoded by the coding sequence ATGAATATTAATCAGTTAATGAAACAGGATTGGTTGCAGAAAAATCGCATTATGATCATAGGATTTGGGATTGCAGGAGGTCTAGGGTTAATTGCGCAGCTTATTCAACAATCACCGCTCGCCATCATCCTTTCAGTCGCCGTACCGTTTACGATTGCGCTTCTATTTTATCTATTCAGTGTGAAATGGGACAGGCTTTCCCCTTTCGTTCCTTATGTTTTGCTCTTATCGAATTTCGTAATTGCGCTCGGTGTCATTTATTTCTCGGAAGCGAATTTAGGAACCATTGGGATTATCGTGCTCATTTTAGCTCTCTCCGCAATCCATGGGAAAATGTTGATCATGGGGTTCGGGTTATTGCTAGGCATCATCGCACTCCTCTTGAATAATTTTAATTTCGTAGAACCTGAACTTGTTAACGCGAGCGGAAGTAATCTGCTCTTGTTATTCTTCCTCGCTGGAATCGTTTTGTTTTTAGTCGTCCGGCAAAATGCCAAGGTATTTTTACAAGTGGAAGAGTTGATGGCGTTGACGGAAGCGAAAGTGCAAGAAGAAGAGCGGTTGAAAACTAAAATGGAAAATGCATTCGAGACAATCACCGGATACTTGGCACGTCTGCAGGAAAGTTCCGTATCATCCTCTGCCTCCCAACGAGAAATGCTCGTGGCAATCAATGAAGTGAGCATTGGCAGTCAGCATCAGGCTGATCATATTTCGGACATCGCCGACGAGGCGGAACGTACGAATGATGTTGTCAACAGTGTATCCATCGGGTTTGAAAGCATCGTCACCGAGTCGCATAATGCAGGTGAGCAAGCGGAAATCGGTGCTGCGAACATGTCAGACTTGAAAAGGAATATGGAGCTATTCTCGGATTCTTTCAAAGAGCTCAATGAAACGTTCCAAGCGTTATCGGCAAAAATTACAGAGACGAATGAATTTGCAACGTCCATTCAAGCAATTACGAACCAGACGAATTTATTGGCGCTGAATGCTTCGATTGAGGCAGCCCGTGCAGGAGAATTTGGTAAAGGGTTTGCGGTCGTTGCCGAGGAAATCCGGAAACTCGCGGGCATGACAGATCAGACATTGCATAAGATCAACCAGAACTTGCGTGATGTGAATGAATACAACGATTTGGCAGTAATGAAAATGGAGGAGGGAATCGAACAGCTGACGGTCCAGTCGACGGTTGCGGAAGAATCCGTGCAGTCCTTCAATTCCCTTTACACGGCAATGGATACGTTGAAAGAAAATCTGACGTCGTTCATAGACGAGTTCCAGACAATTGCTCAGAATAGCGAAAAGATCCAGCAACGGACGATGGATTTTGCGTCAATCGTACAGCAGAGCACTGCAGCAACTGAAGAATTGAATGCGACATTG
- the flaG gene encoding flagellar protein FlaG, giving the protein MVGRIGIANGTQQMSAKVESATPDRGVAVTEVQAISVQNQQQSGEERQLPVEKAHQMTDSMNKFLESVNTQLRFKLHNELKEYYVTIVDSKTDEVVREIPSKKLMDVYAAMKEFVGLLIDRKI; this is encoded by the coding sequence ATGGTTGGACGCATTGGAATAGCGAACGGCACGCAGCAAATGAGCGCGAAAGTGGAAAGCGCAACACCGGACAGGGGAGTCGCGGTGACGGAAGTGCAGGCAATCTCAGTACAAAACCAACAGCAATCAGGGGAAGAACGTCAACTGCCCGTTGAAAAAGCGCATCAGATGACCGATAGTATGAATAAGTTCCTGGAAAGCGTGAACACGCAATTACGGTTCAAATTGCATAATGAATTAAAGGAATACTACGTGACAATCGTCGACTCGAAAACAGACGAAGTGGTCCGAGAGATTCCTTCGAAAAAACTGATGGATGTATACGCAGCCATGAAGGAGTTTGTCGGATTGCTCATCGACCGGAAAATTTGA
- the fliS gene encoding flagellar export chaperone FliS encodes MAINNPYATYQNNTVNTSTPGELTLMLYNGCLKFILQAKKALEQGNIEEKNTATQKAQAIVSELMITLDMSVPVSENMMVLYDFVNNRLIEGNIKNDIALYDEAAGIITEFRDTWKQVIQINRTKQYANTDEI; translated from the coding sequence ATGGCAATTAATAATCCATATGCAACGTATCAAAACAATACTGTGAACACATCGACGCCTGGCGAATTGACGCTCATGCTCTATAACGGATGCTTGAAATTCATTCTACAGGCAAAAAAAGCATTGGAACAAGGAAACATCGAAGAGAAAAATACAGCGACGCAAAAAGCACAAGCGATTGTGTCCGAGCTCATGATCACGTTGGACATGTCCGTACCCGTTTCCGAAAACATGATGGTGCTCTATGATTTCGTCAACAACCGCCTTATCGAAGGAAATATTAAAAACGACATCGCGCTATACGACGAAGCGGCAGGAATTATTACGGAGTTTCGCGATACGTGGAAACAAGTGATTCAAATCAATCGCACGAAGCAGTACGCGAACACGGACGAAATATGA